Proteins from one Leptonema illini DSM 21528 genomic window:
- the tpiA gene encoding triose-phosphate isomerase, with amino-acid sequence MRKKLIAGNWKMNQTPSQAVVLADALKKTVSGKEAAEIVVCPPYTALIPVRDALKGSSIHLGAQDLHWEDQGAFTGKISADMLLDAGCTHVIIGHSEQRTYFHETDATVNKKLIKALAGGLVPIFCIGETLEERDGGRAFDVVKKQLEGGFAGMKDAGHTVLAYEPVWAIGTGRNATPEQAQEMHAFIRKTIASLFSAAVADGMRILYGGSMKPDNAAGLLAQPDIDGGLIGGAALKADSFYGIVKAAG; translated from the coding sequence ATGAGAAAGAAACTGATTGCCGGAAACTGGAAGATGAACCAGACCCCTTCGCAGGCCGTAGTGCTCGCCGACGCTCTGAAAAAGACGGTGAGCGGAAAGGAAGCCGCAGAGATCGTCGTATGTCCTCCCTACACCGCACTTATTCCTGTTCGCGACGCACTTAAAGGAAGTTCCATCCACCTTGGAGCGCAGGATCTTCACTGGGAGGATCAGGGCGCCTTCACCGGCAAGATCTCGGCCGATATGCTGCTTGATGCCGGCTGCACACACGTCATCATCGGACACTCCGAACAACGCACCTACTTTCATGAAACCGACGCCACGGTGAACAAGAAGCTGATCAAGGCCCTTGCAGGCGGACTTGTTCCAATCTTCTGCATCGGCGAAACGCTTGAAGAACGCGATGGCGGCCGGGCCTTCGATGTCGTGAAGAAGCAGCTTGAAGGCGGATTCGCCGGCATGAAAGACGCCGGGCATACGGTGCTTGCCTACGAACCGGTATGGGCCATCGGCACCGGACGCAACGCCACGCCCGAGCAGGCGCAGGAGATGCATGCATTTATTCGTAAAACGATCGCCTCGCTTTTCTCTGCTGCCGTCGCCGATGGAATGCGCATCCTCTACGGTGGAAGCATGAAGCCCGACAACGCCGCCGGCCTGCTCGCACAGCCCGACATCGACGGAGG